In a genomic window of [Empedobacter] haloabium:
- a CDS encoding type IV pili methyl-accepting chemotaxis transducer N-terminal domain-containing protein codes for MNTQTTTAGTARSHSALLRVAHDPAWRKLSTKIVGSLLGFLIMALSVIGATLYLSWQLEGSAAAINVTGSLRMTSFRLSLGIAGMAEPERREAAAADARRQLGVLDDTLAQLRHGDPQRPLFLPPAPAIRQAFERVTEHWATRLRPEALALLAQPGIERERAWAFQRDAEVFVTDVARLVQQIERDSETRTFWLRGSQLLLLAFATAGTVSIIYLLFNLIIAPVTSLQGGMARMRERDFEVRLPSDRTDEFGELAQGFNQMADRLQGVYANLEQLVESKTAALAAQNRELALLYDSAAFLQRPQPAEEMCQGFLRRLSDYFGADGGSVRILDPERGNLHMLVHHGLSPQLVEAEHCMKVGDCLCGESVQKKITIVHDLRQMPRGAELECRREGYETVSMFHIYAHQQHLGMFNLHFRKVRTFTPQEQALLETLGQLLGTAIENLRLGAREREMAISEERNLVAQGLHDSIAQGLNFLNLQVQMLEQSVRAHKLDEVADIVPALRAGVQESYEDVRELLLNFRTRLVEDSLVHSLQTTIDKFERQAGISVELKADLDGAPFPREQQLQLLFIVQEALSNVRKHAGARHVQVTLRDAQDFTLSIKDDGHGFDVAGLAQRGEHHVGIHIMRERAQRISATLEVRSAPGAGTTVLVQLPRELRRAA; via the coding sequence ATGAACACCCAGACAACCACCGCCGGCACTGCCCGGTCCCACAGCGCGCTGCTGCGCGTCGCCCACGACCCGGCCTGGCGCAAGCTGTCCACCAAGATCGTCGGCAGCCTGCTGGGTTTCCTGATCATGGCGCTGTCCGTGATCGGCGCCACCTTGTACCTGTCCTGGCAGCTCGAAGGCAGCGCGGCCGCGATCAACGTCACCGGCAGCCTGCGCATGACGAGCTTCCGCCTCAGCCTTGGCATCGCCGGCATGGCCGAACCGGAACGGCGCGAGGCGGCGGCGGCCGACGCGCGCCGCCAGCTGGGCGTGCTGGACGACACGCTGGCGCAGCTGCGCCACGGCGACCCGCAGCGCCCGCTGTTCCTGCCGCCGGCGCCGGCGATCCGCCAGGCCTTCGAGCGCGTCACCGAGCACTGGGCCACGCGCCTGCGCCCGGAAGCGCTGGCCTTGCTGGCGCAGCCCGGTATCGAACGCGAGCGCGCCTGGGCCTTCCAGCGCGACGCCGAGGTGTTCGTCACGGATGTGGCGCGCCTGGTGCAGCAGATCGAGCGGGACAGCGAGACCCGCACCTTCTGGCTGCGCGGCTCGCAGCTGCTGCTGCTGGCGTTCGCCACGGCGGGCACCGTCAGCATCATCTACTTGCTGTTCAACCTGATCATCGCCCCCGTGACGTCGCTGCAGGGCGGCATGGCGCGCATGCGCGAGCGCGATTTCGAGGTGCGGCTGCCGTCCGACCGCACCGACGAATTCGGCGAGCTGGCGCAGGGCTTCAACCAGATGGCCGACCGTCTGCAGGGCGTGTACGCCAACCTGGAGCAGCTGGTCGAATCGAAGACGGCCGCGCTGGCGGCGCAGAACCGCGAACTGGCGCTGCTGTACGACAGCGCCGCCTTCCTGCAGCGCCCGCAGCCGGCCGAGGAGATGTGCCAGGGCTTCCTGCGCCGGCTGTCCGACTACTTCGGCGCGGATGGCGGCTCGGTGCGCATCCTCGACCCGGAACGGGGCAACCTGCACATGCTGGTCCATCACGGCCTGTCGCCGCAGCTGGTGGAGGCGGAGCACTGCATGAAGGTGGGCGACTGCCTGTGCGGCGAATCGGTGCAGAAGAAGATCACGATCGTGCACGACCTGCGCCAGATGCCGCGCGGCGCCGAGCTGGAGTGCCGCCGCGAGGGCTACGAGACGGTGTCGATGTTCCACATCTATGCGCACCAGCAGCACTTGGGCATGTTCAACCTGCACTTCCGCAAGGTGCGCACCTTCACGCCGCAGGAGCAGGCTCTCCTCGAGACGCTGGGCCAGCTGCTCGGCACCGCCATCGAAAACCTGCGGCTCGGTGCGCGCGAACGCGAGATGGCGATCTCGGAAGAGCGCAACCTGGTGGCCCAGGGCCTGCACGACAGCATCGCCCAGGGCCTGAACTTCCTCAACCTGCAGGTGCAGATGCTGGAGCAGTCCGTGCGCGCCCACAAGCTGGACGAGGTGGCCGACATCGTGCCCGCGCTGCGCGCCGGCGTGCAGGAAAGCTACGAGGACGTGCGCGAGCTGCTGCTGAACTTCCGCACGCGCCTGGTCGAGGACAGCCTGGTGCATTCGCTGCAGACCACCATCGACAAGTTCGAGCGCCAGGCCGGCATTTCCGTCGAGCTGAAGGCCGACCTGGACGGCGCGCCGTTCCCGCGCGAGCAGCAGTTGCAACTGCTGTTCATCGTGCAGGAGGCGCTGTCGAACGTGCGCAAGCACGCGGGCGCGCGCCACGTGCAGGTCACCCTGCGCGACGCGCAGGACTTCACGCTGTCGATCAAGGACGACGGCCACGGCTTCGACGTGGCGGGGTTGGCGCAGCGCGGCGAACACCACGTGGGCATCCACATCATGCGCGAGCGCGCCCAGCGCATCTCGGCCACGCTCGAAGTGCGATCGGCACCGGGCGCCGGCACCACGGTGCTGGTGCAATTGCCGCGCGAACTGCGGCGCGCCGCGTAA